CAGCATCAGCAGGCGTGCGCGGATGGCCGGGGCGTGGGTCTTGATCGCTTCCAGTGCGGCCGGATCGCGGGTCATCAGCTGCACTTCCACCTGCAGGTAGCGCGGGCCATCCATCGAACCGCTGAGGTTGACCACGAAGGCCGGGTCCAGCGCGAAGTACTGCGCCGGGGCCGGCACGGCTCCCTTCTTCGGGGCTTCGGCGGTCTTGTCTTCGTGCTTGGACTGGTTGAAGAACCAGACGCCGCCACCGGCGGCAGCTGCGGCCAGCACGGCCACCAGGGCTGTGATCAACAGCGGACTGCGCGGCTTGGCGGCCTTGTCCTTGTCGGCGGTCTTCTTGGTTTTGTCAGCGGCTGCGGCCACGAGGTGAAGCTCCTGAGGGTTGCTTCACCGGGATATGCAAGGGGCGTGCCGCAGCGCGAGGGGAGGGGTGCGACGGAATTCCGTCGGTGCGTAAAACCGCCGGGCAGGGCCCGGCGCTACCGCTTACGCGTAGGCGTCCAACAGCCCGCGCTGGCGCATCAGCTGTGCGGCCGACACCGTGGTGTCGCCCCGCGACGGTTCTCCGTCGCCGCCGGCCAGGTCGCCCGTGCCGCCGGGCTGCGCCGACGGACTGCCGTCGCTGCCGTTCTGGTGGCCGACATCGGCATGGGCGAGCTGGAAGCCTTGTTCGCCCAGCAGTTCACGCAGGCGCGGCAGGCTGCTTTCCAGTGCATGGCGCACGTCCACGTGCGGGCTGCTGAAGCTGGCGTGGACCTTGTCGCCATTCATCTGCAGGCGCACGTCCACCGGGCCCAGGTCTTCCGGGTTCAGGCGGATGTGGGCGTGGCCGATCTTCTGGTCGGCCAGCCAGCTGAGGCGTGCGCCGATCGCCTGGTCGAAGCCGTCGTCACCGAGGGTCGGGGTGGGTGTCGGTTCGCCGTCGAAGACCGGCGTGCTGGCCAGCGCCGCCTTCAGGTCCTGCAGCGCGGCGGGAAATGCGCCCTGCAACGGGACTGTCGGGCTGCGATCGCCGATCAGCAGGCCGTCGCTGTCATCGACGCCATCCAGCGCCTGCTGGCCGAGGACCATGTCCGGCAGCGGCTGGGTGGCAATGTCGCCGTCGCTGTCGGTCGCTGCAGTGGCAGCCGCTGCGCCGGCAGCCAGTGGCGTTGCCGCGGGCAGGCCGGTGGCCGGCAGTGCCGGTGCCGCGGCAGCCAGGCCCGCATCGCCGCCCTCGGCCGTTGCCACCGGTGTCGCGGCGACGGCGTCGGCGGGCACCGGCACCGCCAGCACCAGGCTGGCCAGGCCGAGCGGCGGCCACGGCGCATCATCGCCCTCCGTCGCCGTGTCCTGGTCGTCCGTCGTGGCCTGGGTGGGCGGCGGGGCGGCAGTCGTCGTTTCGGTCGTCGTGCCGTCGCTGTCAGCGGCGCTGCCGGTCGGCGTGTCCGCGCCGCCGTCCGGGTTGGCTGGCGCGCTGTTGGACGGCGGGGCCTTGCTGGCAGGCTTCACCTGGGTGTCGGCCGCGGGCGAGCCCTGCAGCATCTGCCCGAAATCCTTGCCACTGCCGGTGCTGCGCGTCGGGCTGGCGGTGCTGCTGGAAGTGCTGCTGGCGGTGCCGCCGGTGCCGATGCTGCTGGACAGTGCGGAGGGCATCACGTGCGGCCTCCCTGCTCGCCGCCGTCCGGCTCCGCCGTCTGCGCCAGGCGTGCACGGCGGGCGCCGATGTCATCCATCTCGCGCTGGTCGCGGCGGTCGGTCACCACCTTTTCCTGGGCGCGGTAGCTGGCGGCCAGCTGTTCCAGCACGGCCTTGTCACGGCTGGCCAGGATCAGGCGCGCGCGTTCGGCTTCCACCTTCTCGCGGTTGCCGTTCACCGTGGCCTGCTGCTGTTCCACCGCGCTGTCGAGGCGGTCGAGGAAGGCGCGGCGGTTCAGCAGCTGCGCCGGGCTGGTGGCGGCCATCTGCGCGTTGGCGTACTCCTCGGCGTAGCGGCGGAGCTCATCCAGGCGTGACAGGTGGGTGTCGAGCACGCGCTGGCGCTCGGCCAGGTCGCGGGCTACGGCGTCTTCGTGCTCCTGGGCGCGCTTCAGCAGGGGATCGATGCGCTTGGACTGTGTCATGGTTAGGCTCTCTTAATCCACCAGGCGCTGCAGCGCCGCCTGGCTGTGCGGAAGATCAGCGGCCTTGGCCACGTCCTGGCCGAGAAACTCCATGATTTCCGGCCAGCGTTCCAGGGCTTCGTCGGTGGCGGCATCGTTGCCGCGCTGGTACGCACCGATCGCGATGAGGTCGCGGTTGGAGGAATAGGCCGAGACCAGGCGCTTGAGCTTGCGGATGCGCAGGCGCCACGGCTCGTCGGCGATTTCCGTGACCACGCGGCTGACCGACGATTCAACGTCGATGGCCGGGTACAGGCCACTGTCGGCCACCCGG
This genomic stretch from Stenotrophomonas sp. SAU14A_NAIMI4_5 harbors:
- a CDS encoding flagellar basal body-associated FliL family protein, which gives rise to MAAAADKTKKTADKDKAAKPRSPLLITALVAVLAAAAAGGGVWFFNQSKHEDKTAEAPKKGAVPAPAQYFALDPAFVVNLSGSMDGPRYLQVEVQLMTRDPAALEAIKTHAPAIRARLLMLFSQVTPDQIADIAGKQKLQADSLAEVQKVLKAETGSNGADDLLFTSFVTQ
- a CDS encoding flagellar hook-length control protein FliK, with product MPSALSSSIGTGGTASSTSSSTASPTRSTGSGKDFGQMLQGSPAADTQVKPASKAPPSNSAPANPDGGADTPTGSAADSDGTTTETTTAAPPPTQATTDDQDTATEGDDAPWPPLGLASLVLAVPVPADAVAATPVATAEGGDAGLAAAAPALPATGLPAATPLAAGAAAATAATDSDGDIATQPLPDMVLGQQALDGVDDSDGLLIGDRSPTVPLQGAFPAALQDLKAALASTPVFDGEPTPTPTLGDDGFDQAIGARLSWLADQKIGHAHIRLNPEDLGPVDVRLQMNGDKVHASFSSPHVDVRHALESSLPRLRELLGEQGFQLAHADVGHQNGSDGSPSAQPGGTGDLAGGDGEPSRGDTTVSAAQLMRQRGLLDAYA
- the fliJ gene encoding flagellar export protein FliJ, with the translated sequence MTQSKRIDPLLKRAQEHEDAVARDLAERQRVLDTHLSRLDELRRYAEEYANAQMAATSPAQLLNRRAFLDRLDSAVEQQQATVNGNREKVEAERARLILASRDKAVLEQLAASYRAQEKVVTDRRDQREMDDIGARRARLAQTAEPDGGEQGGRT